In a single window of the Harpia harpyja isolate bHarHar1 chromosome 3, bHarHar1 primary haplotype, whole genome shotgun sequence genome:
- the PPM1A gene encoding protein phosphatase 1A isoform X1, protein MGAFLDKPKMEKHNAQGQGNGLRYGLSSMQGWRVEMEDAHTAVIGLPNGLDGWSFFAVYDGHAGSQVAKYCCEHLLDHITSNQDFKGPDGPPSVESVKSGIRTGFLQIDEHMRVISEKKHGADRSGSTAVGVMISPQHTYFINCGDSRGLLCRNRKVHFFTQDHKPSNPLEKERIQNAGGSVMIQRVNGSLAVSRALGDFDYKCVHGKGPTEQLVSPEPEVYEIERSEDDDQFIILACDGIWDVMGNEELCDFVRSRLEVTDDLEKVCNEIVDTCLYKGSRDNMSVILICFPNAPKVSPEAVKREAELDKYLESRVEEIIKKQGEGVPDLVHVMRTLATESIPNLPPGGELASKRSVIEAVYNRLNPYRNDDTDSASTDDMW, encoded by the exons ATGGGAGCATTCTTAGACAAGCCAAAGATGGAGAAGCATAATGCCCAGGGGCAAGGGAATGGGCTTCGTTATGGTCTGAGTAGTATGCAAGGCTGGCGAGTTGAAATGGAGGATGCACATACGGCTGTGATTGGTTTGCCAAATGGACTTGATGGATGGTCATTTTTTGCTGTATATGATGGGCACGCTGGATCACAGGTTGCCAAGTACTGCTGTGAGCATTTATTAGATCACATCACGAGCAACCAGGATTTTAAAGGGCCAGATGGGCCACCATCTGTGGAAAGTGTAAAGAGTGGCATCAGAACAGGTTTTCTGCAAATTGATGAACACATGAGAGTCATCTCCGAGAAGAAACATGGTGCAGACAGAAGTGGGTCAACAGCTGTGGGTGTCATGATTTCTCCCCAACATACATACTTCATCAACTGTGGAGACTCGAGAGGTTTACTTTGTAGAAACAGGAAGGTTCACTTCTTCACACAGGATCACAAACCAAGTAATCCACTGGAGAAAGAGCGTATACAGAATGCAGGTGGCTCTGTAATGATTCAGCGTGTGAATGGCTCTCTTGCTGTTTCAAGGGCACTTGGGGACTTTGATTACAAATGTGTCCATGGGAAAGGTCCTACAGAACAGCTAGTCTCACCTGAGCCTGAAGTTTATGAAATTGAGAGATCAGAAGATGATGATCAGTTCATCATACTGGCCTGTGACGGTATCTGGGATGTTATGGGAAATGAAGAGCTGTGTGACTTTGTAAGATCCAGACTTGAAGTCACTGATGACCTTGAGAAAGTTTGCAATGAGATAGTTGACACCTGCTTGTACAAG GGAAGTCGAGACAACATGAGTGTGATATTGATCTGTTTTCCGAATGCACCAAAGGTATCGCCAGAGGCGGTGAAAAGAGAGGCAGAGTTGGACAAGTACCTGGAAAGCAGAGTAGAAG AGATCATAAAGAAGCAGGGTGAAGGAGTCCCAGACTTAGTCCACGTGATGCGTACGTTAGCAACTGAGAGCATCCCAAACCTCCCGCCAGGGGGTGAATTGGCAAGCAA acgGAGTGTGATTGAAGCTGTTTATAACAGACTGAACCCCTACAGGAATGATGATACT
- the PPM1A gene encoding protein phosphatase 1A isoform X2, which produces MGAFLDKPKMEKHNAQGQGNGLRYGLSSMQGWRVEMEDAHTAVIGLPNGLDGWSFFAVYDGHAGSQVAKYCCEHLLDHITSNQDFKGPDGPPSVESVKSGIRTGFLQIDEHMRVISEKKHGADRSGSTAVGVMISPQHTYFINCGDSRGLLCRNRKVHFFTQDHKPSNPLEKERIQNAGGSVMIQRVNGSLAVSRALGDFDYKCVHGKGPTEQLVSPEPEVYEIERSEDDDQFIILACDGIWDVMGNEELCDFVRSRLEVTDDLEKVCNEIVDTCLYKGSRDNMSVILICFPNAPKVSPEAVKREAELDKYLESRVEDGV; this is translated from the exons ATGGGAGCATTCTTAGACAAGCCAAAGATGGAGAAGCATAATGCCCAGGGGCAAGGGAATGGGCTTCGTTATGGTCTGAGTAGTATGCAAGGCTGGCGAGTTGAAATGGAGGATGCACATACGGCTGTGATTGGTTTGCCAAATGGACTTGATGGATGGTCATTTTTTGCTGTATATGATGGGCACGCTGGATCACAGGTTGCCAAGTACTGCTGTGAGCATTTATTAGATCACATCACGAGCAACCAGGATTTTAAAGGGCCAGATGGGCCACCATCTGTGGAAAGTGTAAAGAGTGGCATCAGAACAGGTTTTCTGCAAATTGATGAACACATGAGAGTCATCTCCGAGAAGAAACATGGTGCAGACAGAAGTGGGTCAACAGCTGTGGGTGTCATGATTTCTCCCCAACATACATACTTCATCAACTGTGGAGACTCGAGAGGTTTACTTTGTAGAAACAGGAAGGTTCACTTCTTCACACAGGATCACAAACCAAGTAATCCACTGGAGAAAGAGCGTATACAGAATGCAGGTGGCTCTGTAATGATTCAGCGTGTGAATGGCTCTCTTGCTGTTTCAAGGGCACTTGGGGACTTTGATTACAAATGTGTCCATGGGAAAGGTCCTACAGAACAGCTAGTCTCACCTGAGCCTGAAGTTTATGAAATTGAGAGATCAGAAGATGATGATCAGTTCATCATACTGGCCTGTGACGGTATCTGGGATGTTATGGGAAATGAAGAGCTGTGTGACTTTGTAAGATCCAGACTTGAAGTCACTGATGACCTTGAGAAAGTTTGCAATGAGATAGTTGACACCTGCTTGTACAAG GGAAGTCGAGACAACATGAGTGTGATATTGATCTGTTTTCCGAATGCACCAAAGGTATCGCCAGAGGCGGTGAAAAGAGAGGCAGAGTTGGACAAGTACCTGGAAAGCAGAGTAGAAG acgGAGTGTGA